GGAATTCTTTTCATTATAGTACCTTCTCCACCAATTTTTTCTATCATTGGTGTATCAAGCCAAACTCCTTTACCACTGCCAGTATCTATGCCATTATCTCTTTCGGAACATTCTCGGATAATAGATGCCGCAGCAACATCACGGGTTTCTAACGGATGCATAAACACTTCCCCGTTTTCATTTACAAGTTTTGCGCCGAGTGAACGAACTTTTTCAGTAACGAGTGCACCAAAAATCTGTTCAGGATAAGCAACACCTGTTGGATGATACTGTAAAGTTTCGGCATAAAGTAGTTTTGCACCTGCACGATATCCCAAAACAAGACCGTCAGCAGTTGCACCGTAGTGATTTGATGTTGGAAATCCCTGATAGTGCATACGACCTGCGCCACCTGTTGCAATAATAACAGTTTTTGCTTTTGCAACCATAAGTTCTTTTGTTTCCATATTCATAAGAACTGCACCTGCTGCGTTTCCATTTTCATCAAGAATAAGTTCAATTGCAGATGTAAAATCTACAACAGGGATATTACGGTTTAAAACTTCATCACGAAGAGTTCTCATAATTTCAGCACCTGAATAGTCTTTTGCGGCGTGCATTCTCTTTCTTGAAGTTCCCCCTCCGTGTGTTGTTACCATTGTTCCGTCTTTTTCTTTATCAAACTCTACCCCTAAATTGCTAAGCCATAAAATTGCTTCCGGAGCATCACAAACAAGTTTGGATAAAAGTTCTCTTTTTGCTGCAAAATGACCGCCGCCAAATGCATCTACAAAGTGGATTGCAGGAGAATCGTTTGGTTTATCAGCTGCCTGAATACCACCTTCTGCCATCATTGTATTGGCGTCACCCATTCTTAATTTTGTAACAATCATTACATCAGCGCCTGCTTCATTTGCTTCAATTGCTGCAGAAGTTCCAGCGCCACCACCACCAATTATTAAAACATCAGTTTCATAATCAGGATTATTAAGATCAACACTGTCTTTTGTTATACGACTGTGTGCCTGCAGTATTTCTGCAAGTTCGGTAGGAACTTTTTCGCCTTTGTTAGGACCAATCTTTAAAGTAACAAATTCGTCCATTTTATAGTCCGGATGAAAAGCAGCAAGTAAGTCTTCCTTTTCTTTTGCTGTCATACGATCCGGTTCTAAAGCAATATTTTTTTCTCTCGCAGCTTCAACTAAAGCAATTGATTTTTGAAATTTTTCCGAATACATATTTTCATCCTCCTTATTTTTCTATTTCACGCGTATTATAAAGTTCTTTCATTTCTTCTATAGGCTTTTGCATAAGTGCTTCTATAAGTTCTTTAAAATCGCCGTTTTCAATTTCTTTAACACGGTCTTCTAAATGACCGCATCCCGGAGCAAGATATTTTCCGTTAATTCTTCTTGCAAGCATTGCAACCTGAGGATGTGAAATCCCTGCAGGACATCTTGAGGAACATACTCCGCACATTACACAGTCAAAAGATTCTTCAGCACATTTCTCAAATTCGCCACGTTGAGCATAAGCGATATACTGCATAACATTAAGTCCTTGCGTACAACTCTTTGTGCATGCATTACAGCCTATACAAGCATAAATTTCAGGATAAAGTTGCATCATAACAGATTCATTTACAGGAATATTTTCTATATCGTATCCTTCCTTAACAAGTGGGAAAAAAGGTAAAGTTGCAATATACATATTATCTTCAACTTTAGTCTGACAAGCAAGACATGCTTTAAGTTCCTTGTCCCCTTTTATACGGTAAATTGTTGCACATGCACCACAAAAACCATTACGGCAACCACAACCTCTTACTAACTGGTAACCCGCATATTCCATAGCAGTCATTATCGTTAAATTTTCAGGCACTT
This DNA window, taken from Oscillospiraceae bacterium, encodes the following:
- a CDS encoding FAD-dependent oxidoreductase → MYSEKFQKSIALVEAAREKNIALEPDRMTAKEKEDLLAAFHPDYKMDEFVTLKIGPNKGEKVPTELAEILQAHSRITKDSVDLNNPDYETDVLIIGGGGAGTSAAIEANEAGADVMIVTKLRMGDANTMMAEGGIQAADKPNDSPAIHFVDAFGGGHFAAKRELLSKLVCDAPEAILWLSNLGVEFDKEKDGTMVTTHGGGTSRKRMHAAKDYSGAEIMRTLRDEVLNRNIPVVDFTSAIELILDENGNAAGAVLMNMETKELMVAKAKTVIIATGGAGRMHYQGFPTSNHYGATADGLVLGYRAGAKLLYAETLQYHPTGVAYPEQIFGALVTEKVRSLGAKLVNENGEVFMHPLETRDVAAASIIRECSERDNGIDTGSGKGVWLDTPMIEKIGGEGTIMKRIPAMWRMFDKYGIDIRKEPILVYPTLHYQNGGLDITEDCMTTNIENLFVAGEAVGGIHGKNRLMGNSLLDIIVFGRSAGKNAAKKSKDVNIGKLSLSHIEKFEKEIKDAGIKTNTVSPKLLPDYTRKKNI
- a CDS encoding 4Fe-4S dicluster domain-containing protein, producing MEKLVNIFLFGKKYEVPENLTIMTAMEYAGYQLVRGCGCRNGFCGACATIYRIKGDKELKACLACQTKVEDNMYIATLPFFPLVKEGYDIENIPVNESVMMQLYPEIYACIGCNACTKSCTQGLNVMQYIAYAQRGEFEKCAEESFDCVMCGVCSSRCPAGISHPQVAMLARRINGKYLAPGCGHLEDRVKEIENGDFKELIEALMQKPIEEMKELYNTREIEK